A region of Paenimyroides aestuarii DNA encodes the following proteins:
- a CDS encoding patatin-like phospholipase family protein: MMLKFILTSFLFCLCLSAFPQENQRPKVGLVLSGGGAKGLAHIGVLKVLEEEGVQVDYIAGTSMGAIIGGLYASGYTANQLDSIFKSVDADALLQDYIPRNSKSFYEKRNDEIYALQLPFDQFKIGSPVSLSKGMYNYNLLNKLLAHVRYENDFTQLPIPFLCVATDVVTGEAVVLEKGNLAQSILASGAFPSLYTPVEIDNRLLIDGGVVNNYPIKELRDKGVDVIIGVDVQDGKKDRSEIKGVFDILMQIANYSMYQGMEEKKNATDIYMKPDISNFSVVTFDKGNEIIQKGIDAAREKTADLQKISNGYTKKKLPEYLLHDDLAIKEVKINALKNYNKDYVFGKLGYFKEQCVSFNELKHGITNLNATQNFSSINYHFEKGDDTGDYLVLHLKENTINRFLKFGLHFDNLYKSAALVNITQKKLLFKNDVASLDFVFGDNVRYNFNYFIDNGLRWSFGAQSRLNKFKYNVLTDEKPIITDQFFTLETFSTKFTDLTNRLYLQNYYNNKFLIGLGLEHKYQIVDISNVNLSKNWLDNSHYVSSYFNLVLDTYDNKYFPTQGLNFNAEIKHTFLSSDYNENFEPFTQINGELGTVKTFFNRISFEAKADVGLTIGSLPSTNLNYFLGGYGFQSISNIKPFFGYDFLSLNANTYLKALFRVDYRFYKKHHLNFTANYMHLQNAMFQYNDWLEQPIKSGYALGYGFQTVIGPLEIKQSYSPEVKKHYTWFSLGFWF; the protein is encoded by the coding sequence ATGATGCTTAAATTTATTCTTACAAGCTTTTTATTTTGCTTGTGCCTTTCCGCTTTTCCTCAAGAAAATCAGCGTCCTAAAGTTGGGTTGGTTCTCAGTGGTGGTGGTGCAAAAGGTTTGGCACATATTGGTGTTTTAAAAGTACTTGAAGAAGAAGGTGTACAAGTAGATTATATTGCGGGTACCAGCATGGGCGCCATAATTGGTGGTTTGTATGCATCGGGATACACCGCCAATCAGTTAGATTCTATCTTTAAATCGGTTGATGCCGATGCGCTATTACAAGATTATATCCCTAGAAATTCCAAGTCGTTTTATGAAAAAAGAAACGATGAAATTTATGCATTGCAGCTTCCGTTTGATCAATTCAAAATAGGAAGTCCCGTTTCGCTTTCAAAGGGCATGTACAACTATAACTTACTAAACAAGTTGCTGGCGCATGTGCGTTATGAAAATGATTTTACGCAATTGCCCATTCCTTTTCTTTGCGTGGCTACCGATGTGGTTACAGGGGAAGCCGTGGTGCTTGAAAAAGGAAATTTGGCACAAAGTATTTTGGCTAGTGGCGCGTTTCCCTCTTTATACACGCCTGTTGAAATAGACAATCGTTTGTTGATAGACGGCGGCGTGGTTAATAATTATCCTATAAAAGAATTACGCGATAAAGGTGTAGATGTAATTATTGGTGTGGATGTGCAAGACGGCAAAAAAGACCGCAGCGAAATAAAAGGCGTTTTTGATATTTTAATGCAAATTGCCAACTACAGTATGTATCAAGGGATGGAAGAAAAGAAAAATGCCACTGATATTTACATGAAACCCGATATTTCAAACTTCTCTGTTGTAACTTTTGATAAAGGAAACGAAATCATTCAAAAAGGAATCGATGCTGCCCGAGAAAAAACGGCAGACTTACAAAAAATCAGCAATGGTTACACAAAAAAGAAACTTCCTGAATATTTATTACACGATGATTTGGCTATCAAAGAAGTAAAAATAAACGCTTTAAAAAATTATAACAAAGATTATGTTTTTGGAAAATTGGGCTATTTTAAAGAACAATGTGTATCGTTTAACGAATTAAAACACGGCATCACCAATCTAAATGCCACTCAAAATTTCAGCAGTATTAATTATCATTTTGAAAAAGGCGACGATACAGGCGATTATTTAGTGTTGCATCTAAAGGAAAATACCATTAACCGATTTCTAAAATTTGGTTTGCATTTTGACAATTTGTATAAAAGTGCCGCATTAGTAAATATAACCCAAAAAAAGCTTCTTTTTAAAAACGATGTAGCTTCGCTGGATTTTGTTTTTGGCGACAATGTGCGATACAATTTTAATTATTTTATAGACAATGGATTACGATGGAGTTTTGGTGCACAAAGCAGGCTTAATAAATTCAAATACAATGTATTAACCGACGAAAAACCCATTATTACCGACCAGTTTTTCACATTAGAAACATTCAGCACCAAATTTACCGATTTAACCAACCGCTTATATCTGCAAAATTATTACAACAATAAATTTCTTATTGGCTTGGGCTTAGAACACAAATACCAGATTGTGGATATAAGCAATGTAAACCTCAGCAAAAATTGGTTAGACAACAGCCACTATGTTAGCTCGTATTTTAACCTCGTTTTAGACACGTACGACAATAAATATTTCCCCACCCAAGGTTTAAATTTCAACGCAGAAATTAAACACACTTTTTTATCGTCAGACTATAACGAAAATTTTGAACCCTTTACACAAATCAATGGCGAATTGGGAACTGTAAAAACATTTTTTAATCGCATTTCCTTTGAAGCAAAAGCAGACGTGGGCTTAACCATTGGCAGTTTGCCTTCCACAAACCTGAATTATTTTTTAGGCGGATACGGTTTTCAATCAATATCTAACATCAAACCCTTTTTTGGCTATGATTTTTTAAGTTTAAATGCCAACACCTATCTAAAAGCCCTTTTTAGAGTGGATTACCGTTTCTATAAAAAACACCATCTCAATTTCACCGCCAATTATATGCACTTGCAAAACGCCATGTTTCAGTACAACGATTGGTTAGAACAGCCCATAAAATCGGGGTATGCTTTGGGTTATGGTTTTCAAACAGTTATTGGTCCATTAGAAATTAAACAATCCTATTCGCCCGAGGTAAAAAAGCATTACACTTGGTTTAGTTTGGGTTTTTGGTTTTAA
- a CDS encoding autotransporter outer membrane beta-barrel domain-containing protein has protein sequence MKRIIYLLALISTSAFAQEQQKDVVTISANYNFSEPTQYGVSIEFTKEAKKDERLTSRLLNVSYGQVEYDNNYLKSTGEGFVVELGSRTYFKKGVREGFYAENFITHGQIKFDEMINGENFEGKYSFWSIFNPNLGYKIHLSKNLSIDPSVGFNWKWEVRGKGGIDNRHFDNFVFKAGVKLGYTF, from the coding sequence ATGAAAAGAATTATTTACCTTTTAGCCCTAATCTCAACAAGTGCTTTTGCCCAAGAACAACAAAAAGATGTGGTAACCATCTCTGCAAACTACAACTTTTCCGAACCTACACAATACGGTGTTAGCATAGAATTCACAAAAGAAGCTAAAAAAGACGAACGCTTAACATCGCGCTTGTTGAATGTTAGTTACGGACAAGTGGAATACGACAACAATTATTTAAAAAGCACTGGAGAAGGGTTTGTGGTTGAATTGGGTAGCCGCACCTATTTCAAAAAAGGAGTTCGAGAAGGTTTCTATGCAGAAAACTTTATTACACACGGACAAATCAAATTCGACGAAATGATCAATGGAGAAAATTTTGAAGGAAAGTACAGTTTCTGGAGTATTTTTAACCCCAATCTTGGATACAAAATACATCTTAGTAAAAATTTAAGTATCGACCCATCGGTTGGTTTCAATTGGAAATGGGAAGTGCGTGGCAAAGGTGGCATCGATAACCGCCATTTTGATAACTTCGTATTTAAAGCTGGTGTGAAGTTGGGCTACACGTTTTAA
- a CDS encoding CCC motif membrane protein — translation MFQRKLPADPSALVLAIVALCMAILFGCCGLSFVGLALSIIGLVSANKSLKEYLVNPETYSHNSRENVNTARIINIIALVINGLITLSFVVYLVITGSFMFSAIRDEMNKSKNDTLSRVDDEEWDYEAEEDSIYIYTDSLNQPQDSLNQE, via the coding sequence ATGTTTCAAAGAAAACTACCTGCCGATCCCAGTGCTTTAGTGCTCGCAATTGTTGCTTTGTGCATGGCAATTCTTTTTGGTTGCTGTGGGCTTTCGTTTGTTGGCTTGGCACTTTCAATAATTGGACTTGTTAGCGCCAATAAAAGTTTAAAAGAGTACCTAGTAAATCCAGAAACATATTCTCATAACAGTAGAGAAAATGTAAATACGGCACGCATCATCAACATTATTGCACTTGTTATAAACGGACTCATCACTTTGTCTTTTGTGGTGTATTTAGTCATTACCGGTTCTTTCATGTTCTCAGCAATCAGAGATGAAATGAACAAATCTAAAAACGATACATTATCAAGAGTTGATGACGAAGAATGGGATTACGAAGCAGAAGAAGACAGCATTTATATTTATACCGATTCATTGAATCAACCACAAGATTCACTAAATCAAGAATAA
- the hppD gene encoding 4-hydroxyphenylpyruvate dioxygenase encodes MSKELKSVEYGLEKIFEGAQDFLPILGTDYVEFYVGNAKQAAHFYKTAFGFQSEAYSGLETGVRDRASYVIKQDKIRIVLTTALNSESPIGEHVKKHGDGVKVIALWVEDARAAYEETTKRGAVPFMEPTVSSDENGEIIQAGIFAYGETVFLFTERKNYNGLFMPGYVKWESDYNPAPVGLKFIDHMVGNVGWNQMNVWVKWFEDIMGFVNFLSFDDKQITTEYSALMSKVMANGNGRIKFPINEPAEGKKRSQIEEYLDFYEGAGVQHIAVATDDIIKTVADMKARGVEFLSTPPQAYYDAIPERLKDHMDKFKEDIKELQKLGIMIDADEEGYLLQIFTKPVEDRPTLFFEVIQRMGARGFGAGNFKALFESIEREQEKRGTL; translated from the coding sequence ATGTCAAAAGAATTAAAATCTGTAGAATACGGATTAGAAAAAATATTTGAAGGAGCACAAGATTTCTTACCTATTTTAGGTACAGATTATGTAGAATTTTATGTAGGAAATGCCAAACAAGCAGCTCATTTTTACAAAACAGCATTTGGTTTCCAGTCTGAAGCCTATTCAGGATTAGAAACAGGCGTTCGCGACCGTGCTTCGTATGTAATTAAGCAAGATAAAATCAGAATTGTTTTAACAACCGCTTTAAACTCAGAATCACCAATCGGCGAACATGTAAAAAAACATGGCGATGGGGTAAAAGTAATTGCATTGTGGGTAGAAGATGCACGCGCTGCTTATGAAGAAACCACCAAGCGCGGTGCGGTACCTTTCATGGAGCCAACCGTATCATCTGACGAAAACGGAGAAATTATTCAAGCAGGTATTTTTGCTTATGGCGAAACCGTTTTTCTATTCACCGAGCGTAAAAACTACAATGGATTGTTTATGCCAGGATACGTGAAATGGGAAAGCGATTACAACCCAGCTCCGGTTGGCTTAAAATTTATCGACCACATGGTGGGCAACGTTGGTTGGAACCAAATGAACGTTTGGGTGAAATGGTTTGAAGATATTATGGGCTTTGTAAACTTCCTTTCGTTTGACGATAAACAAATTACCACCGAATATTCGGCTTTAATGTCTAAAGTAATGGCCAATGGAAACGGGCGCATCAAATTCCCTATCAACGAGCCAGCAGAAGGTAAAAAACGTTCACAAATCGAAGAGTACTTAGACTTTTACGAAGGCGCAGGCGTGCAGCACATTGCAGTAGCTACCGACGACATTATTAAAACCGTTGCCGATATGAAAGCACGTGGAGTAGAATTTTTATCTACGCCGCCACAGGCCTATTATGATGCCATTCCAGAGCGTTTAAAAGACCACATGGATAAATTTAAAGAAGACATCAAAGAGCTTCAAAAATTAGGTATCATGATTGATGCTGATGAAGAAGGATATTTGTTGCAAATTTTCACTAAACCCGTAGAAGATCGCCCTACTTTGTTCTTTGAAGTAATTCAACGCATGGGTGCTCGTGGATTTGGTGCTGGTAACTTTAAAGCCTTGTTCGAATCTATTGAAAGAGAGCAAGAAAAGCGTGGAACTCTTTAA
- a CDS encoding aspartate kinase: MKVFKFGGASIKDPQAIRNVLHVLKTVGFNNSLIIASAMGKTTNALEDVVNAYFKKPEELKNALQIVSDYHLEILNELFENKSHLVFDKVRVLFVEMEFFLSTNKSPNYNFVYDQIVSYGEIISTTILSYFFNDQSIENIWIDARNLIKTDTTYRDGLVDWKATEQNITNQLQGKKLYVTQGFIGSDPNHFSVTLGREGSDYSAAIFAYCLNAESVTIWKDVPGVLNADPRYFEDTVLLNQISYHEAIELAFYGASVIHPKTLQPLQRKEIPLFVKSFVNPTLPGTSVSKGADLEPHTACFIVKKNQLLISIASKDFSFIMEHQVSDIFKLFADQHIKVNVIQNAAISFTVCVEDKFGNFEHILEDLDNNFKITYNENVSLYTIRHFTPEAAEKVIANKAVLLQQINRETMQIVIKE, encoded by the coding sequence ATGAAAGTATTCAAATTTGGTGGTGCGTCTATCAAAGATCCGCAAGCAATTCGCAACGTGTTACATGTATTAAAAACCGTTGGTTTCAACAATAGTTTAATCATTGCATCGGCAATGGGCAAAACCACAAACGCCTTGGAAGATGTGGTGAACGCTTATTTTAAGAAACCCGAAGAGCTAAAAAACGCCCTACAAATTGTTTCTGATTACCATTTAGAAATTCTGAATGAATTGTTTGAAAATAAAAGCCATTTGGTTTTTGACAAAGTACGTGTTTTATTCGTAGAAATGGAATTTTTCCTTTCTACCAACAAATCGCCCAATTACAATTTTGTGTACGATCAAATTGTTTCGTATGGCGAAATTATTTCTACTACCATTTTAAGTTATTTTTTTAACGATCAAAGCATTGAAAACATTTGGATTGATGCCCGTAATTTGATTAAAACCGACACCACATACCGCGATGGTTTGGTAGATTGGAAAGCAACCGAACAAAATATCACCAATCAATTACAAGGCAAAAAACTCTATGTAACCCAAGGTTTTATAGGGTCTGATCCCAATCACTTTTCGGTTACTTTAGGCAGAGAAGGATCTGATTATTCGGCTGCGATCTTTGCTTATTGTTTGAATGCCGAAAGCGTAACCATTTGGAAAGATGTGCCGGGTGTTTTAAATGCCGATCCAAGATATTTTGAAGACACTGTTTTATTGAACCAAATTTCGTATCACGAAGCCATTGAATTGGCTTTTTACGGAGCATCGGTCATTCACCCAAAAACCTTACAACCTTTACAAAGAAAAGAAATCCCCTTGTTTGTTAAATCGTTTGTAAACCCAACCTTGCCGGGAACATCGGTTTCTAAAGGTGCCGATTTAGAACCTCACACTGCCTGTTTTATTGTAAAGAAAAACCAATTACTTATTTCTATTGCTTCAAAAGATTTTTCGTTTATTATGGAACACCAAGTAAGCGATATTTTTAAATTGTTTGCCGATCAACACATAAAAGTAAATGTTATACAAAATGCGGCAATTAGTTTCACGGTTTGCGTGGAAGATAAATTTGGCAACTTTGAACACATTCTAGAAGATTTAGACAACAATTTCAAGATTACATACAACGAAAATGTATCGCTTTATACCATTCGACATTTCACGCCCGAAGCTGCTGAAAAAGTAATTGCAAACAAAGCAGTGCTTTTGCAGCAAATTAATCGCGAAACCATGCAAATTGTTATAAAAGAGTAA
- a CDS encoding carbon-nitrogen hydrolase family protein: MQINKVELRNLEIEDYIGLKNSMLQAYEEGVDDPYWKKEEIRRLLKIFPEGQIVIVVDDVVVGAALSLIVDESVALSNHKYNDIITDGKFNTHNPDGEVLYGIDVFIHPNYRGLRLGRRLYDGRKELCEQLNLKSIIFAGRIPNYHNYSKDLTPKQYLEKVKTKEIHDPVISFQVNNDFHIKRLLRNYLEGDRDSRDYAVLLEWNNISYDKSPVLINTKKSVVRLGLIQWQMRPLNNLEEFFDQAEFFIDAVSGYESDFATFPELFVAPLMADYNHLSESEAIRELAKYTDTIQKRFQELAIQYNINIITGSMPYLDENVLYNVGFLCKRDGSSEMYRKIHITPNERLYWGMQGGDVIQTFDTDCGKIGIIICYDVEFPELSRLMSDDGMEILFVPYLTDTQNGYTRVRSCAQARAIENECYVAITGCVGNLPKVNNMDIQYGQAAVFTPSDFAFPNNGVKAEATPNTEMTLIVDVELNALKELHELGSVRIKKDRRLDLYKLRKLK, from the coding sequence ATGCAAATTAACAAAGTTGAACTACGAAATTTAGAAATTGAAGATTATATCGGATTAAAGAACTCAATGCTGCAAGCATACGAAGAAGGTGTTGATGATCCGTATTGGAAAAAAGAAGAAATTCGACGATTATTAAAGATTTTTCCTGAAGGGCAAATCGTTATTGTAGTAGATGATGTTGTTGTGGGTGCTGCTTTGTCACTAATTGTTGATGAAAGTGTTGCTCTTTCAAACCATAAATACAACGATATTATAACCGATGGAAAGTTTAACACACACAATCCTGACGGGGAAGTTTTGTATGGAATAGACGTGTTCATTCACCCCAATTACCGTGGTTTGCGACTAGGAAGACGTTTGTATGATGGACGAAAAGAATTGTGCGAACAGCTCAATTTAAAATCGATTATTTTTGCCGGTCGCATTCCAAATTACCATAATTATTCCAAAGATTTAACTCCAAAGCAATATCTTGAAAAAGTAAAAACAAAGGAAATTCATGATCCTGTTATTTCGTTTCAGGTTAATAACGATTTCCACATTAAAAGATTGCTTCGCAACTATTTAGAAGGCGATCGCGATTCGCGTGATTATGCCGTTTTGCTGGAGTGGAACAATATTTCATACGATAAATCACCTGTATTAATCAATACCAAAAAAAGCGTGGTTCGCTTAGGTTTAATACAATGGCAAATGCGGCCTTTGAACAATTTAGAGGAATTTTTTGATCAGGCAGAATTTTTCATCGATGCCGTTTCGGGTTATGAAAGTGATTTTGCAACATTCCCTGAATTGTTTGTGGCACCCCTTATGGCCGATTACAACCATTTATCTGAATCGGAAGCCATACGTGAACTAGCAAAATATACCGATACCATTCAAAAACGTTTTCAAGAACTCGCCATTCAATACAATATCAATATCATCACAGGAAGTATGCCGTATTTAGATGAAAATGTACTTTATAATGTAGGCTTTTTATGCAAACGCGATGGATCTTCCGAAATGTACCGAAAAATACATATCACACCAAACGAACGACTGTATTGGGGAATGCAGGGCGGCGATGTGATACAAACGTTTGATACCGATTGCGGAAAAATAGGTATTATTATCTGTTATGATGTAGAGTTTCCGGAACTTTCCAGACTAATGAGCGATGATGGTATGGAAATTCTTTTTGTTCCCTATTTAACCGATACGCAAAACGGATACACCCGCGTGCGTAGTTGTGCCCAAGCTCGTGCTATTGAAAACGAGTGTTATGTGGCTATTACCGGTTGTGTAGGAAACCTTCCAAAAGTAAATAATATGGATATTCAATACGGGCAAGCAGCCGTTTTCACTCCATCTGATTTTGCTTTTCCAAATAATGGTGTCAAAGCCGAAGCTACACCAAATACCGAAATGACGTTGATTGTTGATGTGGAATTAAACGCTTTAAAAGAACTACACGAATTGGGAAGTGTGCGTATTAAAAAGGATCGAAGATTGGATTTATATAAACTAAGAAAATTAAAATAA
- a CDS encoding homogentisate 1,2-dioxygenase, whose protein sequence is MPLYHKLGKIPHKRHIQFRKPNGGFYYEQLFGTVGFDGMSSNMYHEHRPTQVKEIKGSYSVAPKIARKNNIQSYRLRGFQVPPTPDFLESRKAVLTNSDCTITLAAPTNKTQDYFYKNTDADELIFIHKGTGKLRTILGNLDFKYGDYLLIPRGVIYKIDFDTEDNRLFIVESRRPIYTPKRYRNWFGQLLEHSPFCERDIRRPEELETYDEKGDFLIKVRKQDEIFDMVYATHPFDVVGYDGYNFPYAFSIHDFEPITGRIHQPPPVHQTFETDAFVVCSFVPRLYDYHPESIPAPYNHSNIDSDEVLYYVDGDFMSRNDIEAGHISLHPAGIPHGPHPGAMERSIGKVDTQELAVMVDTFKPLMVTEEAMKIADEQYYQSWLD, encoded by the coding sequence ATGCCTTTATATCATAAATTAGGAAAAATTCCGCACAAACGCCACATACAATTCCGCAAACCAAACGGCGGATTTTATTACGAGCAGCTTTTTGGCACGGTTGGTTTCGATGGCATGTCGTCAAACATGTATCATGAGCACCGCCCTACGCAAGTAAAAGAAATCAAGGGTTCTTATAGCGTGGCACCAAAAATTGCCCGAAAAAACAACATACAGTCTTACCGTTTGCGTGGTTTTCAAGTGCCTCCTACCCCCGATTTTTTAGAAAGCCGTAAAGCGGTTTTAACAAACAGCGATTGCACCATTACTTTGGCTGCACCTACAAACAAAACCCAAGATTATTTCTATAAAAATACCGACGCCGACGAATTGATTTTTATTCACAAAGGAACCGGTAAATTGCGCACCATATTAGGAAATTTAGATTTTAAATACGGTGATTATTTATTGATTCCGCGCGGAGTGATTTATAAAATCGATTTCGACACAGAAGATAATCGTTTGTTTATTGTAGAATCGCGCAGACCCATTTACACACCAAAACGCTACCGCAACTGGTTTGGTCAGCTATTAGAACATTCCCCTTTTTGCGAACGCGATATTCGCCGCCCGGAAGAATTGGAAACCTACGATGAAAAAGGCGATTTCTTGATCAAAGTTCGCAAACAAGACGAAATTTTTGATATGGTATATGCAACTCATCCTTTTGATGTGGTTGGATACGATGGATATAATTTTCCATACGCCTTTTCAATACACGATTTCGAACCCATCACAGGACGTATTCACCAACCGCCACCAGTGCATCAAACATTTGAAACCGATGCCTTTGTAGTATGTTCATTTGTGCCGCGTTTGTATGATTACCACCCAGAATCTATTCCGGCGCCTTACAATCACAGCAACATTGATTCAGACGAAGTATTGTATTATGTAGATGGTGATTTTATGAGCCGAAACGACATCGAAGCCGGACACATTTCTTTGCATCCAGCAGGAATTCCACACGGACCACACCCGGGCGCAATGGAACGAAGCATTGGCAAAGTAGATACACAAGAATTAGCCGTAATGGTTGATACATTCAAGCCGTTGATGGTTACCGAAGAAGCAATGAAAATTGCCGATGAACAATATTATCAATCATGGTTAGATTAA
- the fbp gene encoding class 1 fructose-bisphosphatase → MEERYTTLGEFIIKKQQDFAYSSGELSRLMNSIRLASKIVAQKVNQAGLVDITGAFGSENIQGEQQQKLDVFANEVFIQTLINREIVCGIASEENDDFITVCGADGNNNNKYVLLMDPLDGSSNIDVNVSVGTIFSVYRRISEPGTPVTQADFLQKGIHQVAAGYVIYGSSTMLVYTTGNGVNGFTLDPSLGTFFLSHPDMKISANGSIFSVNEGNFNQFQQGVKDYISFCKDDSNKKPYSGRYIGSLVADVHRNILKGGIYMYPGTTSKPNGKLRLLYECNPFAMIIEQAGGKATDGHQRILEIEPTELHQRVPIFCGSKNMVDKLESYL, encoded by the coding sequence ATGGAAGAAAGATATACTACTTTAGGTGAATTTATAATAAAGAAGCAGCAGGATTTTGCGTATTCTTCGGGTGAATTATCTCGGTTAATGAACTCTATTCGTTTGGCATCGAAGATTGTGGCGCAAAAAGTAAACCAAGCAGGTTTGGTAGATATTACCGGAGCTTTCGGAAGCGAAAACATTCAAGGCGAACAGCAACAAAAGTTAGATGTTTTTGCCAACGAAGTGTTTATCCAAACGCTTATTAACCGCGAAATTGTTTGCGGAATTGCATCGGAAGAAAACGATGATTTTATTACCGTTTGCGGAGCCGATGGCAACAACAATAATAAATATGTGTTGCTGATGGATCCTTTAGATGGTTCATCAAATATAGATGTGAATGTTTCTGTTGGAACTATTTTTTCTGTGTATCGTCGTATTTCAGAACCAGGAACACCGGTTACCCAGGCCGATTTTCTTCAAAAAGGAATTCACCAAGTGGCAGCGGGTTATGTGATTTATGGTTCTAGTACCATGTTGGTTTACACAACCGGCAATGGTGTAAATGGGTTTACGTTAGATCCATCTTTGGGAACGTTCTTTTTATCGCATCCCGATATGAAAATAAGTGCTAACGGTTCTATATTTTCTGTTAACGAAGGAAATTTCAATCAGTTTCAGCAAGGGGTAAAAGATTATATTTCTTTTTGTAAGGATGATTCCAACAAAAAACCATACAGCGGTAGATACATTGGCAGTTTGGTAGCTGATGTGCACAGAAATATCTTAAAAGGAGGTATTTATATGTATCCCGGAACCACATCAAAACCCAACGGAAAATTGCGTTTATTGTATGAATGTAATCCTTTTGCCATGATTATTGAACAAGCGGGCGGAAAAGCAACCGACGGGCACCAACGAATTTTAGAAATTGAACCCACCGAATTGCATCAACGCGTGCCAATTTTCTGCGGAAGTAAAAATATGGTTGATAAATTAGAAAGTTATTTGTAA
- a CDS encoding NAD(P)H-binding protein yields the protein MNIAILGAGWLGTELAKVLSKNHTVKVSVTTNEKKELLQTQGLNAFTVVLSLNGVSGSLDFFKNVDVLICTLTPQAVAVFYPLADVLKKHAIKNVVVCSSTGIYQDCEGIVKESSALKLTIPKVQLLKSIEDVFLTDAAFNATILRLGGLIGKNRHPVKHLAKKDQITDGNEPVNIVYQDTILKTICLLLKQPLLNTVFNLVETDHRTKEVFYQDAAKEHDVSLPPFSYTSSPKNRVVSTEKIESFLDINP from the coding sequence TTGAATATAGCAATTTTAGGCGCGGGGTGGTTAGGAACCGAATTGGCAAAGGTATTAAGCAAAAATCATACGGTAAAGGTTTCGGTAACTACCAATGAAAAAAAAGAGCTTTTGCAAACGCAAGGTTTGAACGCTTTTACAGTAGTGTTGTCACTAAATGGTGTATCGGGCAGTTTAGATTTTTTTAAAAATGTAGATGTTTTGATATGTACACTAACCCCGCAAGCCGTTGCTGTTTTTTATCCTTTAGCCGATGTATTAAAAAAACACGCTATTAAAAATGTCGTAGTTTGCAGTTCCACTGGCATTTATCAAGATTGTGAAGGAATTGTAAAAGAATCAAGTGCTTTAAAGCTAACTATTCCAAAGGTACAACTACTCAAAAGTATCGAAGATGTTTTTTTGACAGATGCTGCATTTAACGCTACCATTCTACGCCTTGGTGGATTAATCGGAAAAAACAGACATCCTGTAAAACATTTAGCCAAAAAAGACCAGATTACAGATGGAAATGAACCTGTAAACATTGTGTATCAAGACACCATCTTAAAAACCATTTGCCTATTACTTAAACAACCATTGCTTAATACGGTTTTTAATCTAGTAGAAACAGACCACAGAACAAAAGAAGTTTTTTACCAAGATGCTGCAAAAGAACATGATGTATCTTTACCTCCGTTTTCATATACTTCTTCACCCAAAAACCGAGTAGTATCAACAGAGAAAATAGAAAGCTTTTTAGATATAAACCCCTGA